One genomic region from Phycisphaeraceae bacterium encodes:
- a CDS encoding glycosyltransferase family 4 protein has translation MSLFEWQRQGLLEREWALYDRLAPYYERIVVVSHGDNRDQSIAQALGPKVSCIVNRDGLDSLRYAASLPERFAQLGPFADVVIKTNQMDDAGAACVLASSLRRQRKPVTLIARCGYLRSQFLAHEFGPGSYRTVNAGLIEQTVIGAANLVVGTTQTIVDDLCWRDGLDTDHVRVIPNFVLADYPIIDAEDRDPNLLLYVGQLVARKRVDALIRAVADLPPDPPLTLEIIGEGPEEQALRSLAMELNARVIFKPRLAHREVLARMSKASMYLQASALEGHPKSVLEAMSTGCVCIVADAPGLGCVIENGVTGVRVPGAPETFAYALAGLLEDTSWRQQIGACAAEQVRSRYGLDRIAELEIEAHKAACRLASNRCDLDRGVVRWNPLLLHQDPEHIATAWRSSLKEMLSRIPDHQRQSVEDAIVRSVSSLTSAA, from the coding sequence ATGTCCCTTTTCGAGTGGCAGCGGCAAGGCTTGCTCGAACGCGAGTGGGCACTCTACGACCGTCTTGCGCCCTACTACGAACGCATCGTCGTCGTGTCACATGGTGATAATCGCGATCAGAGCATCGCTCAGGCCCTGGGGCCAAAGGTTTCATGCATCGTCAATCGCGATGGACTCGACAGTTTGCGTTACGCGGCGAGCCTTCCCGAAAGGTTTGCACAACTTGGGCCCTTTGCAGATGTTGTCATCAAGACGAATCAGATGGACGATGCCGGGGCGGCCTGTGTGCTTGCGTCGTCCTTGCGACGCCAGCGCAAGCCTGTGACGCTGATTGCTCGCTGTGGCTATCTTCGGTCACAGTTTCTCGCTCATGAGTTCGGCCCGGGGTCATACCGAACTGTGAATGCCGGACTCATCGAACAGACGGTGATCGGAGCGGCCAATCTTGTCGTGGGCACAACGCAAACGATCGTTGATGACCTGTGCTGGCGCGATGGGCTGGACACTGATCATGTGCGTGTGATTCCCAACTTTGTGTTGGCGGACTATCCGATCATCGATGCTGAAGACCGCGACCCGAACCTGCTGCTGTATGTGGGGCAGCTGGTGGCGCGCAAGCGCGTCGACGCGTTGATCCGTGCGGTGGCTGATCTGCCGCCCGATCCGCCTCTGACTCTCGAAATCATCGGCGAAGGGCCGGAAGAGCAGGCCTTGCGCTCGCTCGCCATGGAACTGAACGCTCGCGTGATCTTCAAGCCTCGACTTGCGCATCGCGAGGTCCTGGCGCGCATGAGCAAGGCCTCTATGTATCTTCAGGCCAGTGCTCTTGAAGGTCATCCCAAGAGTGTGCTCGAAGCGATGAGCACCGGATGCGTGTGCATTGTCGCCGATGCGCCGGGGCTGGGGTGTGTGATCGAAAATGGTGTAACCGGTGTGCGTGTGCCTGGAGCGCCCGAGACATTTGCCTACGCGCTGGCCGGATTGCTCGAAGACACCAGCTGGCGACAACAGATCGGGGCGTGCGCTGCCGAGCAGGTTCGATCTCGATACGGTCTTGATCGCATCGCGGAACTCGAAATTGAAGCACATAAGGCCGCTTGCCGTCTTGCGTCGAACAGGTGCGATCTTGACCGTGGCGTTGTACGCTGGAACCCGCTTTTGCTGCATCAGGACCCGGAGCACATCGCCACCGCATGGCGGTCATCACTCAAAGAGATGCTCAGCCGCATTCCCGATCATCAGCGTCAATCTGTTGAAGACGCGATTGTCCGCTCAGTGTCCTCGCTGACATCCGCTGCCTGA
- a CDS encoding class I SAM-dependent methyltransferase translates to MHRTWGERTIRVLDIGCGSGYSALLLERVGLRGRYVGLDHAEHPRFGGMQCAAFARELIVGDVHRIDLTDIEPFDLVLSMTSLEHFENDAGALERIRLAAGPGAAELHVVPAEDGLRLWEAHGWRQYSAGCVASLCPAAEIYRIGGWASAMLHHTMITRSMHRGRDGRDRRPNLYMGLRSIALKLDQLMGNHPASLYAAVTWPENSR, encoded by the coding sequence ATGCATCGCACGTGGGGCGAGCGGACCATTCGTGTGCTCGATATCGGATGTGGGTCAGGTTACTCGGCGTTGCTGCTTGAGCGCGTGGGGCTGCGAGGGCGATATGTCGGACTGGATCACGCCGAGCATCCGCGTTTCGGGGGGATGCAATGCGCAGCATTTGCGCGTGAACTGATCGTCGGGGATGTGCATCGCATCGACCTGACTGATATAGAGCCTTTTGATCTTGTGCTGTCGATGACCTCTCTGGAGCACTTCGAGAACGACGCCGGGGCGCTCGAGCGCATTCGTCTCGCAGCCGGGCCCGGAGCTGCCGAGTTGCATGTCGTGCCTGCCGAAGACGGGCTGCGCCTGTGGGAGGCGCACGGATGGAGGCAGTACAGCGCCGGGTGTGTCGCGAGTCTCTGCCCGGCAGCGGAAATCTACCGCATTGGAGGATGGGCCTCAGCCATGCTGCACCACACCATGATTACACGATCAATGCATCGCGGACGCGATGGTCGTGACCGGAGGCCCAATCTGTACATGGGCCTGCGATCAATCGCGCTGAAACTCGATCAACTCATGGGCAATCATCCCGCATCGCTGTACGCCGCCGTCACCTGGCCGGAGAATTCGCGATGA
- a CDS encoding class I SAM-dependent methyltransferase: protein MSSAVMIHRRGRLEMYCRGADTPEYWEDHWKQHPPQMMTGMGVYVGFRWAIERYMPREGLIVEAGCGNGNTARTIRAAGYDIECLDFAPKVIAANLAIDPAGRYRVGDVREMPYSSGVLAGYISLGVVEHFDDVTRRQILREAARCLMPGATALITVPHYNMLRRARFGLLGRGTIPTDLALYQYFFSRREIEAEVRAVGLEIVASDGYDAYKGIKDTIGGKGLLDRMRSGSRHMGRLVDHPPSIVRRACGHMLLIVARKPACLDISLKSAA from the coding sequence ATGAGCAGTGCGGTCATGATTCATCGCCGGGGCAGGCTCGAGATGTACTGCCGCGGCGCGGACACGCCGGAATACTGGGAAGATCATTGGAAGCAGCACCCGCCTCAGATGATGACCGGCATGGGTGTCTATGTCGGGTTTCGCTGGGCGATCGAGCGGTACATGCCGCGCGAAGGGCTGATCGTCGAAGCCGGATGTGGCAACGGAAACACAGCGCGCACGATTCGTGCTGCCGGGTATGACATTGAGTGTCTTGATTTCGCCCCCAAAGTCATCGCGGCTAATCTGGCCATTGATCCTGCCGGTCGCTATCGCGTTGGAGATGTGCGCGAGATGCCATATTCATCGGGGGTGCTCGCGGGATATATCTCGCTGGGCGTAGTCGAACACTTTGACGACGTAACGCGAAGGCAGATCCTGCGCGAAGCTGCTCGATGCCTGATGCCGGGTGCGACTGCGCTGATCACTGTCCCCCACTACAACATGCTCCGTCGAGCGCGCTTCGGCCTGCTGGGTCGAGGCACAATCCCCACTGATCTTGCTCTATATCAGTACTTTTTCTCGCGCAGAGAGATCGAGGCCGAGGTGCGCGCGGTCGGGCTCGAAATCGTTGCCAGCGACGGATATGACGCGTACAAGGGAATCAAGGACACGATCGGCGGCAAGGGCTTGCTTGATCGAATGCGATCGGGCAGCCGACACATGGGCCGACTTGTAGATCACCCGCCCTCGATTGTGCGTCGCGCGTGCGGGCACATGCTGCTGATCGTGGCACGCAAACCCGCCTGCCTGGATATCAGCCTGAAGTCCGCTGCATGA
- a CDS encoding glycosyltransferase yields the protein MIRDKDNGVSVVLPVSEVEPEVLQSALESMCEQSHENLEVLLVLNGSDRATRQAAHELAAGDRRTRVLELEHASLAAAINLGLRQASHTLVARMDADDWSHPQRIEQQYERMIDNPSLAALGTAYEIVGPDGQRYGVMTPPTDPAEARWRLLISNPFAHGSMMLRRDAVLALGGYDERFERAQDYELWVRLSGRGARSGVCATSEVLYTLTRSEAQGAFGATPMQAEFAAKVMTQAWNGLAQGDAMALESIIAQIARRSQATEARGALEMRLREQGPTSSDLLAWLWTAWTTPASSARAFDIARGSRVREVARSMQASGVDAISLWGAGTHTAWLLDHQADLGISIIGIVDDALHGSKRFGRPIDHQDTLKPGSHVLLSSDWHEDALWSASARARARGVHVWRLYGEPQSSIPIAKTNRRSA from the coding sequence ATGATTCGCGACAAGGACAACGGCGTTTCGGTCGTTCTGCCCGTTTCAGAGGTCGAGCCGGAGGTCTTGCAGAGCGCGCTCGAGAGCATGTGCGAACAGTCGCACGAGAATCTTGAGGTTCTTCTCGTACTCAATGGCTCTGACCGTGCAACACGCCAGGCAGCACACGAGCTTGCTGCTGGTGATCGCCGCACGCGAGTCCTCGAACTTGAACACGCCAGCCTTGCCGCGGCGATCAATCTCGGACTGAGGCAGGCTTCACACACGTTGGTTGCGCGCATGGACGCCGATGACTGGAGCCACCCGCAGCGGATCGAACAGCAATATGAACGCATGATCGATAATCCGTCGCTTGCTGCGCTCGGGACGGCATACGAGATTGTCGGTCCAGATGGCCAACGCTATGGAGTGATGACGCCACCGACCGATCCGGCCGAAGCACGCTGGAGGCTTCTGATTTCAAATCCATTTGCCCACGGTTCGATGATGTTGCGGCGTGACGCCGTGCTGGCACTGGGCGGATACGACGAACGCTTCGAGCGAGCCCAGGACTACGAGTTGTGGGTGCGACTCAGCGGCCGCGGCGCGCGTAGCGGTGTGTGCGCCACCTCGGAGGTGTTGTACACCCTGACACGATCGGAGGCACAAGGCGCCTTCGGGGCGACGCCGATGCAGGCCGAATTCGCAGCCAAAGTCATGACCCAGGCATGGAATGGACTGGCACAAGGCGACGCGATGGCACTGGAGTCCATCATCGCGCAGATCGCCCGGCGGAGTCAGGCCACCGAAGCCCGAGGAGCACTCGAAATGCGCTTGCGCGAGCAGGGGCCTACGAGTTCAGATTTGCTTGCGTGGCTCTGGACCGCCTGGACCACACCAGCGTCGAGCGCGCGGGCATTCGACATCGCGCGAGGCTCTCGCGTCCGTGAAGTGGCGCGGTCTATGCAGGCCAGCGGCGTTGATGCCATCTCCCTTTGGGGTGCTGGCACGCACACTGCATGGCTGCTCGACCATCAGGCCGATCTCGGCATTTCGATCATCGGGATAGTTGATGACGCGCTGCACGGTTCGAAGCGATTCGGGCGGCCCATCGACCACCAGGATACGCTCAAGCCCGGCTCGCATGTGCTTCTCTCGAGCGATTGGCACGAGGATGCGTTGTGGAGTGCGTCGGCCCGTGCACGAGCGCGCGGCGTTCATGTGTGGCGACTGTATGGCGAACCGCAAAGCTCGATCCCGATCGCCAAGACCAACCGCCGGTCAGCGTGA
- a CDS encoding HlyD family efflux transporter periplasmic adaptor subunit: MNSILAQRMSGLSRRGGTLTMVVVSIVLLGLVVGTWMLLAGDDEAKGARASTTELVAAERGTFEITTLATGELEAKNRIEMRSQLLKMGTIVEIVPEGSIARAGDVLVRLNSDTIEDDIVTEELALAEAQAELMAAQTALEIQRSENESRLRKAELEIVLADLSLKQWLSGEVERTRKDQQLAIEQAERQVERLEAKFMRSEELLERKFISQDERDLDLIAFINAKADQEKAILAQRVYEEYQYPRDEKQKQSDLDEAIAELDRVRQENEINITSRQATVANRERQVGRREQRLADLRQQFAACTVVAPSTGLVVYGSTVQSDNFRMSNEGPLQVGRNVAPNDLLIVLPDVSEMVARVRVHESLAGRVRPGQSATIQIDAIAQQVFSGVVASIGVMAEGGGWRDPNRREYTVRVVLNPGQDTDLLKPSMRCEARIQLGRVDDVVNVPIQAVFIDGAVTYVYMSRGVKFTRVPVMIGRRSDTRAEILSGLDAGARVLLRSPTPGEVLMEPWSESSLLAAGYTMDETGSPVAPVPARMGANGGTPGMPPMPRRAPTDGSSAKPASQDAASKASTDSADGAKPVSESAQNTATPTEGQDSR, encoded by the coding sequence ATGAACTCGATCCTTGCGCAGCGCATGAGCGGACTTTCCAGAAGGGGCGGCACACTCACGATGGTGGTGGTGTCGATCGTTCTTCTTGGTCTTGTCGTGGGCACTTGGATGCTGCTTGCTGGTGACGATGAAGCCAAGGGTGCCAGAGCATCGACCACGGAACTTGTGGCGGCAGAACGCGGGACGTTCGAGATCACAACTCTGGCTACGGGCGAACTTGAGGCCAAGAACCGCATCGAAATGCGAAGCCAGTTGCTCAAAATGGGGACAATCGTCGAGATCGTGCCCGAGGGTTCGATCGCTCGGGCTGGCGATGTGCTGGTCCGTCTGAACAGCGACACAATTGAAGATGACATTGTGACCGAGGAACTCGCGCTGGCGGAGGCGCAGGCCGAGCTGATGGCAGCCCAGACGGCTTTGGAAATTCAGCGCAGTGAAAACGAGTCGCGCCTGCGCAAGGCCGAACTCGAGATTGTCCTTGCCGACCTTTCACTCAAGCAATGGCTCTCGGGCGAGGTTGAGCGCACACGCAAGGATCAGCAACTCGCGATCGAGCAGGCGGAACGGCAGGTCGAACGCCTTGAAGCCAAGTTCATGCGAAGCGAGGAACTGCTCGAGCGCAAGTTCATCAGTCAGGATGAGCGCGACCTCGATCTGATCGCTTTCATCAACGCCAAGGCTGACCAGGAAAAGGCAATTCTTGCACAGCGCGTCTACGAGGAGTATCAGTATCCTCGCGACGAAAAGCAGAAGCAGTCGGATCTGGATGAAGCCATTGCTGAACTTGATCGCGTACGACAGGAAAACGAGATCAACATCACCTCGCGCCAGGCGACGGTCGCCAATCGTGAGCGACAGGTCGGTCGTCGTGAGCAGCGCTTGGCCGACTTACGTCAGCAGTTTGCTGCGTGTACGGTCGTTGCGCCATCGACGGGGCTGGTTGTGTACGGCTCAACAGTGCAGTCTGACAACTTTCGCATGTCCAACGAGGGGCCCTTGCAAGTCGGGCGCAATGTCGCACCCAACGACCTGCTGATTGTGCTTCCGGATGTGTCGGAGATGGTCGCACGCGTTCGGGTTCACGAGAGCCTGGCGGGTCGAGTTCGCCCAGGACAGTCGGCCACGATCCAGATCGACGCCATTGCGCAGCAGGTTTTCTCGGGTGTCGTGGCGAGCATTGGGGTGATGGCAGAGGGCGGGGGATGGCGCGATCCGAACCGCCGTGAGTACACCGTGCGTGTCGTGCTCAACCCCGGGCAGGATACAGATCTCTTAAAGCCGAGCATGCGCTGCGAAGCGCGCATCCAGCTCGGGCGCGTCGATGATGTTGTCAATGTTCCGATTCAGGCAGTGTTCATCGATGGTGCGGTGACGTATGTCTATATGAGTCGCGGGGTGAAGTTTACTCGCGTGCCGGTGATGATCGGTCGGCGCTCGGACACTCGAGCGGAGATCCTTTCGGGGCTTGATGCCGGGGCGCGGGTCCTGCTGCGCAGCCCGACTCCGGGCGAGGTGCTGATGGAGCCCTGGAGCGAATCGTCACTTCTCGCTGCGGGTTACACGATGGACGAAACCGGTTCGCCCGTGGCGCCCGTTCCGGCCCGCATGGGGGCCAACGGAGGCACGCCCGGCATGCCGCCGATGCCGCGTCGTGCACCAACGGATGGATCGAGTGCGAAACCCGCAAGTCAGGATGCTGCCAGCAAGGCGAGTACCGACTCGGCAGACGGGGCCAAGCCTGTTTCAGAAAGCGCTCAGAACACAGCAACACCGACCGAGGGTCAGGATTCACGCTGA
- the mqnB gene encoding futalosine hydrolase, with protein sequence MPNTPNTLLIAVPSDIEWRALWPEMPFVLWKAQKIGKYCDAVLTGIGKANAAAGTVAAFDPARHCGFISIGIAGSLPTSGLALGDVIAASASVLADEGIDTPTGYQTCAAMGFAQIGESDTADGHRTWVEFLAERGCSVGVVATVSTCSGTDARANAIVRQFSARAEAMEGAAVGLAAFRLGVPFVEVRVVSNTTGDRDRQVWQMQAALDRLGSVAQLVFDLPCAHDRT encoded by the coding sequence ATGCCAAACACTCCAAACACCCTCCTTATTGCAGTCCCAAGCGACATCGAATGGCGTGCCCTCTGGCCTGAGATGCCGTTTGTGCTCTGGAAGGCCCAAAAAATCGGTAAGTATTGCGACGCCGTTCTGACCGGAATAGGCAAAGCCAATGCCGCCGCGGGCACTGTTGCCGCGTTCGATCCAGCACGCCACTGCGGATTCATCTCTATCGGAATTGCAGGCTCGCTCCCAACATCGGGGTTGGCACTCGGCGACGTCATCGCTGCCAGCGCAAGTGTCCTAGCAGATGAGGGTATTGACACGCCGACCGGTTATCAGACCTGTGCAGCGATGGGTTTTGCACAGATCGGCGAAAGCGATACTGCTGATGGGCATAGGACCTGGGTCGAGTTCCTCGCAGAGCGCGGTTGCAGCGTCGGAGTTGTTGCGACAGTTTCCACCTGTTCTGGGACTGACGCGCGAGCGAACGCGATCGTTCGCCAATTCAGCGCACGGGCAGAAGCCATGGAAGGTGCGGCTGTGGGATTGGCCGCGTTCCGCCTCGGCGTTCCCTTTGTTGAAGTGCGCGTCGTCAGCAACACGACCGGGGACCGCGATCGGCAAGTCTGGCAGATGCAGGCAGCCCTTGATCGCTTGGGGTCTGTCGCCCAGTTGGTGTTTGACTTGCCGTGCGCACATGATCGGACCTGA
- the pilM gene encoding pilus assembly protein PilM, with amino-acid sequence MRKKSLSSLQAVHSHALPVAIDFGASALRLLQIAAGEPPRLVAAAQIEVPDELLADPAARLRFQIDSLPKLVKKSKFTTKRAVFMIPSGQIFCKHMQFQLSEGVDVESLLRATLPTQVGCDYESLVCRHVTVNEGNRGGKSEVICMAASRELVGRLMQAIKVSHLEPVGVHSPFQAAIRAFWGINRRAEDLSRTTLYVDLGYGGTNVLIAEGENLVFARTVELSGLHMDQAIAQQARVNLHDARALRRRIMMEQPSTAPKTAATGGEGLAMLTAALSAAKHDSSDATEAQSQTDAVAVAEERRMGQKNAPGLGSEVAPAPSRTVFPPGVNLKEQLEILTDEIQMCVRYHKSMFPNRPIERAIFFGGDARQPWLCQHLARGLRMAVQVSDPIGSLTRSGSETTIGVNFGEPQPGWTAALGMCLSPTDL; translated from the coding sequence ATGCGCAAGAAGAGTCTGAGTTCCCTGCAAGCGGTCCACAGTCATGCGTTGCCAGTCGCGATCGACTTCGGAGCCAGCGCGCTGCGACTGCTCCAGATCGCCGCAGGTGAGCCTCCGCGACTGGTCGCAGCGGCGCAGATCGAAGTCCCAGACGAGTTACTGGCCGATCCTGCTGCCCGCCTTCGTTTTCAGATCGACTCATTGCCCAAACTGGTCAAGAAGAGCAAGTTCACGACCAAGCGGGCTGTGTTCATGATTCCATCCGGGCAGATCTTCTGCAAGCACATGCAGTTTCAACTGAGCGAAGGTGTAGACGTTGAATCGCTGCTTCGCGCGACGCTGCCCACGCAGGTCGGATGCGACTATGAGTCGCTGGTATGCCGACATGTCACCGTCAATGAGGGCAATCGCGGCGGCAAGTCCGAGGTCATCTGCATGGCGGCCAGCCGCGAACTGGTCGGACGCCTGATGCAGGCGATCAAGGTCTCGCATCTGGAACCCGTGGGCGTACACAGCCCGTTTCAGGCTGCGATTCGCGCATTCTGGGGGATCAATCGCCGGGCTGAGGACTTGTCGCGCACAACGCTGTATGTCGATCTGGGCTATGGCGGAACCAATGTGCTCATCGCCGAGGGCGAGAACCTTGTGTTCGCGCGAACAGTTGAACTGAGCGGCTTGCACATGGATCAAGCCATCGCCCAGCAGGCGCGCGTGAATCTGCACGACGCCCGTGCACTTCGGCGGCGCATCATGATGGAGCAGCCGTCGACGGCGCCGAAGACAGCGGCTACAGGAGGTGAAGGACTTGCCATGCTCACCGCCGCGCTGTCAGCTGCAAAGCATGATTCATCTGACGCGACCGAGGCTCAATCGCAGACCGATGCTGTCGCCGTTGCCGAGGAACGCCGCATGGGGCAGAAGAACGCACCGGGGCTCGGCAGCGAAGTTGCGCCAGCACCTTCGAGGACGGTCTTTCCGCCGGGCGTGAACCTCAAAGAGCAACTGGAGATCCTCACCGACGAGATCCAGATGTGTGTGCGCTATCACAAGAGCATGTTCCCGAATCGCCCGATCGAGCGAGCGATTTTCTTTGGCGGCGACGCACGCCAGCCGTGGCTCTGCCAGCATCTGGCACGCGGGCTGCGAATGGCAGTGCAGGTCAGCGACCCGATCGGCAGCCTGACTCGCAGCGGCAGCGAAACAACCATCGGCGTGAACTTCGGCGAGCCGCAGCCAGGCTGGACTGCGGCGCTTGGGATGTGCCTCAGCCCGACCGACCTGTAA
- a CDS encoding PilN domain-containing protein, translating to MNRAFMSGNSSTFLPEDYVRRKDEAKWNIISLLLFGVVMVAVVSAFVLTNRRWQNVRTEQEVIRLQFQDEAVKIASLEELEKQRAEIMDKATIVAALRDNIPRSVLMAELWRAKPSKATLVEVKLSGERIRATPAEGADKARSPVASIRGGAKSETDKKVDPLKVPPPTFVHRIEIEGVAEGNDHIADYLARLKASPLLREVELQFISETTIETVVMRRFKITARLNPDAKASDVDAAEETTLFDADSTALDSSPSRPNSFLQGLMRAMEDKQ from the coding sequence ATGAACCGGGCATTCATGAGCGGAAACTCCTCCACCTTTCTTCCAGAGGACTACGTCCGTCGCAAGGACGAAGCAAAATGGAACATCATCTCGCTGTTGCTCTTTGGCGTGGTCATGGTCGCGGTTGTGTCCGCATTCGTCCTGACCAACCGGCGCTGGCAGAATGTTCGCACCGAGCAGGAAGTCATCCGGCTTCAGTTCCAGGACGAAGCGGTCAAGATTGCTTCGCTCGAAGAACTCGAGAAGCAACGCGCCGAAATCATGGATAAGGCCACCATCGTCGCAGCACTACGCGACAACATTCCACGATCGGTCCTGATGGCCGAACTCTGGCGCGCCAAACCATCGAAAGCAACACTAGTCGAAGTCAAGCTCAGCGGCGAACGCATCCGTGCAACCCCTGCTGAGGGAGCAGACAAAGCCCGATCGCCCGTCGCGTCGATCCGTGGTGGAGCCAAGTCCGAAACCGATAAGAAAGTCGATCCCCTGAAGGTGCCGCCACCAACGTTTGTCCATCGTATCGAGATCGAAGGTGTCGCCGAGGGCAACGACCATATTGCTGATTATCTGGCCCGCCTCAAGGCATCTCCGCTGCTGCGCGAGGTGGAGCTCCAGTTCATCAGCGAGACCACAATCGAAACCGTCGTGATGCGCCGGTTCAAGATCACGGCCCGTCTCAACCCCGACGCCAAGGCCTCGGATGTTGATGCTGCCGAGGAAACCACGCTCTTTGACGCGGACTCCACGGCACTCGATTCATCCCCCTCGAGGCCCAACTCGTTTCTGCAGGGGCTCATGCGAGCGATGGAGGACAAGCAGTGA
- the pilO gene encoding type 4a pilus biogenesis protein PilO, translating to MKLGTREIITFLIVLMIPVVSYLLVFRPQNRDIEASLTEISHKRDILRRLQDETSRNADLLEANRRIAERIKKDEARLPSSQGVDEIVRQVSGLAIESGLAPPTLKSLKPLEASVYWELPLEMTTSGTFRGFYEFLRRLERLPRITRVVQMEIKRGRTELKEPEITVKFTMSIYFQQGEGNDG from the coding sequence GTGAAACTGGGAACACGCGAAATCATCACGTTCCTCATTGTGCTCATGATTCCGGTCGTGAGTTACCTTCTCGTGTTCCGACCTCAGAACCGGGACATCGAAGCCTCGCTGACCGAGATCTCGCACAAGCGCGACATCCTGCGCCGCTTGCAGGATGAAACGTCTCGCAATGCCGACCTGCTCGAAGCCAATCGGCGCATCGCCGAACGCATCAAGAAAGACGAAGCACGCCTGCCTTCATCGCAGGGTGTCGACGAGATTGTGCGGCAGGTCTCGGGCCTGGCGATCGAATCGGGTCTGGCCCCACCGACACTGAAGAGCCTCAAGCCTCTCGAAGCATCGGTGTATTGGGAACTGCCACTCGAAATGACAACGTCGGGCACGTTTCGAGGCTTCTACGAGTTTCTGCGGCGGCTCGAACGCCTGCCTCGCATCACACGCGTCGTGCAGATGGAAATCAAGCGCGGCCGAACAGAGTTGAAAGAGCCGGAAATCACCGTGAAGTTCACGATGAGCATCTATTTCCAGCAAGGAGAGGGTAACGATGGCTGA